Sequence from the Argentina anserina chromosome 7, drPotAnse1.1, whole genome shotgun sequence genome:
TTAAGCATCTATGGCAAGTTCAATACATTCATAGGCATGTTCCTCAGGGAGAAGAGAGGTAGCTACGAAGGTAATGGGAAAACATGACTCCAAGATGGAGGATTATTTTACATTTATGGCATACAGAATTTGAgaaatataagtaaattgattattatattgttctttttatATGTGCTCTCATAATCATTTACATTTTCTCACAAGGTATAGCGAATAGGGAAATACGGGTCATCGGGGGCTTTTTTACAAAGGGTGTGGCTATTGTCACCTTACGGTCTACTTTGTTCACCCTATATTTTCTCTCACCTCacgtatatattttttctattttcaaattaCTTTGTTCACCTAATTATAATACATAAATTGCCTATTTTTCGATAACTCAATataatttcttcaattttaaACTTGATTTGTTCACCCTACATTCTCTTCTTAcattacacaatttttttcaattctaaaCTAACTTTGTTcagattttatttcaaatttattttgacaatttctATTAAGAAAAAAGCTTGCAATTATTACTACATGTAGCTCGGTaggccataggcccaaaagggtagagaagacgggagtagcttcttttgagcgaagagtttgcttgtgcagttcgcgtttcttgtgtagatatgcgggaggagcaattttgaatcctttgatgcggggtcttgcggggcaaaaagatgtttttacggagcgaatgcggaagagaccctgcggggctgcgggggctgcgtgcaggggcaacAGGGGGGttcgcaggggctgcagggtagcaggggggtcgcagggacTGCAGGGCAGGATCTGGTGCGGGGCTGGCTGCGTACAgggctgcgccgacgaggaaTGCCGACGggaagatgccggaggccggagacaaCGACGGtcggcggtggagaagagaaaaaatttctagggctctaaaagttcagggttttagggtaaAGTGTGTGATAACGTGtctcaggatgaaataattgtctattattgaatgatatggaggcctatatataggcattacaaaaccacaatcccgtaagattcggagtcctaatctattacggagatgttaatctatctcataccaagaaacctattaggttaaaacacacacaaaggtagaatagtaattctcccggaacagttTGCTCATTTGTACATATATCAATAGTATAATTTAGTTAAAGTTAAAAATATATGCTAATTAagaaaacatattcaaacacaTTGAAGtccaaatccaaaaaaaaaacacgctCTTCAATTTAACGATATTGCATAAGTATAAGGatttctatcttttcattagtttcaattttaacTATTTAATAGATGTGTGTTTtgtgaaataaacaaaaatgaattaaaaatttaataacTTATTGTCTATACAATAATTTTACATCATGGTGTTACAATCTTTCAGTAAATCAATAGGTTGTGTAGGGTGACAATAACACACCCTTTTAcaataaaacaaaactaaaagtGCTTGCGGCTCAAGTTTGTACGTTGTTCTAATTGTCTTGAGTGTAAAAAGAGGGGCACATATGTGAGTGACCTGGTGTCGAGTGTAAACTTTGTTTGAACTCTTTTTGTTTCCTTTGGAAACTAACCAGCAAAACACATTTTCACCGAAAGTTCAATAGCACTAATTTCCCCCTCATTCCCCTTCATGTAGAAAATTAGTCTCTATCCTTGTGCACCAAACATCGGAAAAGAATGAAGTTCCTTTCCCAAACCCTTAATTTCCTGAAACAAACGAGGCCCAAGGAGAAGGAGATATTTTTGGCTTAAGAGTTCAAAGTATTGGTATAAAACGTAATTACAATTGAGTTACCACCACTAATGTTGGATTCAAAAAGGCAAATGCAAGTTTGGCAATTGCCACAGATTCCTAAAAAAATCCAATGAGCCAATTGCAAAGCCCAATTTATAAAATCCGGACCAACCCAATTTCCATCTCCCATTTCCACAAAATCGAAGCAGCTTGACCCTAAACGCACACCAAACCAAaccctctcctctctctcactctctctctctccgaccCTGCTAGACCCGAGCGACCACCTCTCTCCGCCACCATGCTGCGCCGCGCCACCGCTCTCTTGACCCGACCCACAGCCTCCTCGATCCGGGCCGCCCGAGTCTTCTCCACCGATGTCGCCGAAGCTCCCAACGCCGCCTTCAACGAGGCCTGGAAGAAGGTGGCCCCAAACATCGAGCCTCCCAAGACTCCTCTCTCCTTCATGAAGCCCCGCCCGGCGGTCCCTTCGTCGATCCCGACTAAGCTCACCGTCAACTTCGTCCTGTCTTACGCATCTGAGCTCTCCTCCAAAGAGGTCAGTGTTTCTCTCTCTGATTTTGATCGATCTAGGAGCATCTAGGAGCTTCTAATTTGTTCGTcgcattttgatttttgtatgcTAATCGTGATTTTTACTTGACATTGTGGAGCGTTGATTTCAATTTGAATTTAGTTGACTTGGTAGTTATGGATTTTGAATTGATTTGGGGATTGTAATGGCTAATGAATAAGTAATGCAATGCTACTTAGTAATGTTTAGGGTTAAGTCTAGTTTCAGATTGATGCTGGTTTTTAAAGTGATGTTAAcgagtttaggttttattcaTTTTGACTTTTGCAACTGATGTTTTGACGTACACCGCAGGCCCGTTTGGATGAAATGATTCCAAATCCATAAAACATCAGCATTCATTTTAACTATAAGGTTGAATTTATTATTCGAACTAAtgcagaaagagaagaaaaaaaagaatttttcAATGAGTCCTTGAGAAAGTACCAATGGTAATCCATTCAGTCTAGTATTTAGTAACTAGATTTAATAAAAAGATCATTGTAATAATTTTAACTGTTTTTTTCATCTAAATTGAGCCTTGATTTCATTATAAACGAATGGATTTTGGCAAAAATATATCTCAGTTTTCTTGCATGGATGCTCAGTATTATCATTGTATATGTATGTGTAACTATAATTTCAGTTTTGGTTTGCCTAAAATTTAGTCAATCCTTGATTTTATGCTATCTTGGTGTTGGCAAAAATTCATCTCGTTCTGTTGCAAGGATCCTTTAAATTATGATTTGATGTGTGTGCgtgcgtgtgtgtgtgtctatatatgtatgtttaatTGAATTTTCAGTATTGTAAAATTCATATTCTATCCTATATAATTCAACTTCATTAAAAATCTCCAGGACCTTTTTTATGAATCGTTGAGTGATTATTTTGATGAGAAACATATATTGCTTTTATTAGAACTATGAAACTAAGTACCATTTTCTCGTCATTATTGAAGCTAAATGGCTTAACCAGACCCAGATTCTTATTAATTGTCAGAGTTATAGagttatacttttttttttgtgagagGAGTTACACTTGATGGTTgtataactttttttttttggttagaaATTATGCTTCATCAATAGTTACACTTGATGGTCGTATAACATAGTTGAGTTAAATTGTTGATGGTTGTATGCAAGATGAGTGTGATGGTACAATTTTCTGTTGTGTCAGCTCTTGGTAGTGTCAAGCATCTAAATTCTTACCCATTTGCCATTCTTTCAGCTCTTTGAAATCAAATGCACTAAGCTCTGCTACTCGTATACATAAGAAGTTCACTGTCACacttgaagaagaaaaaccatGAATaaccaaaccaaaaaaaataatatgggAATGATTTTGAAGTTCCACATTGAAATTCTGATCGTGCCTTGATTCCTGTTGCTCCTATACATAAGATGTTGCGGGAACCTCAGAGAACTGAGAACTGGATTTTGCTTTTGATATCTTCTATTCTACAATCTACACATAACTTGTGATTAAGCAATACTAAGTTGTATACTGATAGTTGATTACCAGCACTGCCACAAAAGATGTATGTTTTGGCTAATTTGAAGGGTGATGCTTAAAGAGGTGCAATGGCTGTGAATCAAGTTGTGGAAATGGCTTAGTAAAAAGACAAGTCTAGTTAATTCACTTAACTGTAGGAACCAAGTCCCTGTGTCCATTACCATGCTTTCAATATCGTAGTTGCCTCTATGTATGAATTAACATGCATGTATGCCGCCAAACCCACTTTTTCTAGTAATAAGATTTTGTACAGCTATTTCTATTGATGTGAACATGTTCCATTTCTGTAAGCTTAGATCAAATACTAAGCAGAAATACCCTCATGAATTAACTACTGTAAACCATGACAGGTGGACATGGTCATAATTCCAGCAACCACTGGGCAGATGGGTGTTCTTCCTGGACATGTGGCAACAATCGCAGAGTTGAAACCTGGGATCCTATCCGTACATGAAGGAAATGATGTGACAAAGTACTTCGTCAGCAGCGGTTTTGCATTCGTCCATGCAAATTCTTTTGCAGATATCATTGCTGTTGAAGCTGTCCCTATTGATCGAGTCGATGCCAGTCTTGTCCAGAAGGGGCTTGCAGAGTTCACCCAGAAGCTGAGCACAGCCTCGACTGACTTGGAGAAAGCTGAAGCCCAGATTGGAGTTGATGTGCATAGTGCTCTCAATGCTGCCCTCACAGGCTAGTCTTAATGGCTTTGTGCACCCTCGTTAAATTAGTCCATTTCTACATAAAGTTCTGCACTTTGACAAAATTTGATGGGTCTCTTGGAGGCAAATATTTCTGGACGTTTCTTGTAGTTCTGTGTTGAATGTGGGATTGACTGGGAATAATATGTATAAGCATCATCTGGCATACAGAGTTGGACAAAAACTTTAAGAAATGAGGGATTAGcaacattttttttccatgGAGAAGGAAACAGTTGGTTCATCCCCATGTTTACAATCTAGAGGTTGACCATCTAGCCTTTGAGATGatgtcatatatatgtatagcgATTCACCAAGTGAACTCGATCATTTTGAAGGTGTTTCAATAATTCAATTTTGATGTGGGATTCAATTGAAAAATGAACCGATACTGTTTGATGTGTTTTCGCAACTTATGTTAGGGATCCCCTTATGTTATCGCAAGACTGCGATTCTGAACTCCTGAATTCACTCTTGTTTCCCCACATTGCGATAAAAGGCGGAGGAGAACGTTGATTTTATCTTCTCATTTCCGGTTAAGGGTTTAGAGAGACTGCTCTGTATTTAGGGTTTATATCATTACCTGAAACAAAAGTTCTTCTGTGCAGGCTTCACAGCTTTAGTTAGTAAAACACCTTATTATCCAAACATAAACTTAGTTAGGTTTTTTATGTGAGAAGGGGTTTTGAGGGTTTAAGGTTTGTTTCATTAATTAAACATTCATCACCTAAAACTTAACGTTAGTAGTTTTCGTTACCATATTGACAATTTCGCCTATTTGACTTGATCAGAATATCTGATGATCAGGCTTATATAAGCTGTGAACCGAGCAAAAATGATGTAAATGAAGGCTCTTCCTCGAAGCTATTTCCCCTTCTTTTCCTCGAATAACACGAGCTTGAAACGTGCTTGATGAagctaattatatatgatttaAAATGAAATCAAAGATTGTATTAAGATTAAATAAATGAAGTGCCACCTAGAACTATTAGACTTTGGCACTTCATGTATACGCAGCCACCAACTATCAATTTGGTGTGTCAAAGACCAGGAAGGAAGAATTCATGGAGTATGGAGAAGGGAAGAAAGCCATTTTCGTTGAGCTGCATATTGGAAATTGTATAATTAGGTCCTCGCGTAAAGATCTTCAatatttttgttcaaattAACCGGGACTAATTAAGGTATCAAAGAAGTATATACCGTATCAAAAGTCTTTCTATTAGTTGTCCATTGATCATAGCTTCAACAATCGTAATCTTGCAAATATGTCGGTTGGCCTCTAAAAGCACACTATCGATTAAGGAAAACTCCTCTTTTGAAAAAATTATCTGATCATTTTATTTCCATCTTCATATTAAGATTTACGTTTtctcaaacaaacaaaaaagaaaagagactTTAGGAACTTTACACTATAAAGATGCTATACTTGTGCAGAAGCATCTCGATAAGCTTCGTCCAGATTCAAATTTAGACGAATTTCCATCCAAGTTCTAAAACGATGTCTACGTGTTTTCCCgattaaaaaaaacccaaGTTCAAATTAAGAATGTTTGGCAAGGGCAACAAATTCATGTGTGATAATACGATGTGACAATTACGGTCCCATAGAAATACATGTAGCGAGTTGCAACTCATGTGAGCTTTTTCATTAGTTGACAAATAAAATGCCAAAGAATAATTGCTAAAAAACAAACCACAAAAATGGACAACGGGTTGGGCaaattcaaatccaatagaaaaataaaaccaaaatacaCAACTCATCCAATAATATGATCCACGTGTCTAGCAGTCATAAACCGCAACGACCCAAATAATTGGAACTCCGTTCGACCGTGGCGCAGATTCCAACCGCCGATCTCCCTCCTCGTTCACCTCGGCCCGTCTCCGTCTCCGTCAGTAGCCACT
This genomic interval carries:
- the LOC126801638 gene encoding ATP synthase subunit delta', mitochondrial-like; this encodes MLRRATALLTRPTASSIRAARVFSTDVAEAPNAAFNEAWKKVAPNIEPPKTPLSFMKPRPAVPSSIPTKLTVNFVLSYASELSSKEVDMVIIPATTGQMGVLPGHVATIAELKPGILSVHEGNDVTKYFVSSGFAFVHANSFADIIAVEAVPIDRVDASLVQKGLAEFTQKLSTASTDLEKAEAQIGVDVHSALNAALTG